In Sedimentibacter sp. MB31-C6, one genomic interval encodes:
- a CDS encoding Nif3-like dinuclear metal center hexameric protein: MKLNLIVELLESKLKIKTQETWDNSGLQIGNLNSDIKNIMLILDLDLDSVKYAIKSGINLIITHHPFIFGSLKSIDFNTYDGLIIKNLILNNINLYSMHTNLDMAEYGVNYKLAQKLSIRNYAILHEVNESDNGYGGIGNIEEQNIIKYAESVKDSLNCSNIKLYCNDLNKKIRKIAFCGGSGSDFIDDAINKGADVYITGDIKYHQAQNALKNNLSIIDAGHYNTEYHTLETIKNILENTKDFKITILEKNTVNEIII, translated from the coding sequence ATGAAACTAAATTTAATAGTTGAATTATTAGAATCTAAATTAAAAATAAAAACACAAGAAACTTGGGATAACAGTGGTCTACAAATAGGCAATTTAAATAGTGACATAAAAAATATTATGTTAATACTAGATCTAGATTTAGATTCAGTTAAATATGCGATAAAAAGTGGAATAAACTTAATAATAACTCATCATCCATTTATATTTGGGTCATTAAAATCAATAGACTTCAATACTTATGATGGTTTAATCATCAAAAATTTAATTTTAAACAACATTAATTTATATAGTATGCATACAAACTTAGATATGGCAGAATATGGAGTGAATTATAAATTAGCTCAAAAGCTTAGTATTAGAAATTATGCTATTCTACATGAAGTAAATGAAAGTGATAATGGATATGGTGGTATTGGAAATATTGAAGAGCAAAACATCATAAAATATGCTGAATCAGTTAAAGATTCATTGAATTGTAGTAATATTAAACTATATTGTAATGATTTAAATAAAAAAATAAGAAAAATTGCCTTTTGTGGGGGAAGTGGAAGTGATTTTATAGATGACGCAATAAATAAAGGCGCAGATGTTTATATAACTGGAGATATAAAATATCATCAAGCTCAAAATGCTTTAAAAAATAATTTAAGTATAATTGATGCTGGTCACTACAATACAGAATATCACACTTTAGAAACCATAAAAAATATTCTAGAAAATACTAAAGACTTTAAAATAACTATTTTAGAGAAAAACACTGTAAATGAAATAATAATTTAA
- a CDS encoding ECF transporter S component, producing the protein MKNEISINQKKSVKTLTKIGVLSAIAGVLMLVEMPLWFAPSFYKLDLSEIPVLIGAFALGPFAAIAIEFVKILLNFVLNGTITGGIGELANFLIGCSFVIPAGYIYRHHKTMKTAIIGMVVGTISLAIVGALLNYSVLLPAYAKVFGAPIQSFIDMGNALNPYIIDLKTFILYAVVPFNILKGIIVSAITLLIYKRLSPILHK; encoded by the coding sequence ATGAAAAATGAAATTTCAATCAATCAAAAAAAAAGTGTAAAAACATTGACTAAAATTGGAGTATTATCAGCAATAGCAGGAGTTTTAATGCTAGTTGAAATGCCTTTATGGTTTGCTCCAAGCTTTTACAAATTAGACCTTAGTGAAATTCCTGTTTTAATCGGAGCATTTGCTTTAGGACCTTTTGCTGCTATAGCAATTGAATTTGTTAAAATACTATTGAATTTTGTGTTAAATGGAACAATTACAGGAGGAATTGGAGAATTAGCAAACTTTCTAATAGGTTGTTCTTTTGTAATACCTGCTGGTTATATTTACAGACACCATAAAACAATGAAAACAGCAATTATAGGAATGGTAGTAGGTACTATTTCTCTTGCAATTGTGGGAGCATTATTAAACTATTCGGTATTATTGCCAGCTTATGCAAAAGTTTTTGGTGCGCCAATACAGTCATTTATAGATATGGGAAATGCTTTAAATCCTTATATAATTGACCTAAAAACTTTTATACTATATGCAGTAGTACCATTCAACATATTAAAAGGTATTATAGTTTCAGCGATCACATTATTGATTTATAAAAGACTATCCCCTATTCTTCACAAATAA
- the spoIIIAA gene encoding stage III sporulation protein AA, whose protein sequence is MKNIIKLLNSNINKILSNHSRFFEYDAIEIRLRTNSPVFVKSIKGDYFLGLNDISRRYNDNYYKIKKKDIADTIASLTLNSIHAFEKEIQGGYITIEGGHRVGLSGDCIYEGDKFKGFKNITSLNIRIAREFVGCTKSYFKYFISHSNKIYNTLVIGPPLSGKTTFIRDISAHLSDGVKTKNFDGCDVTIIDERGEISSVFNGVPQMYVGRRTDVLAYCMKKEGFIMSIRALSPRVIICDELGSKDDFEAIQYALKSGVNIIATAHGYSVEDIKKNIYLKNIINNCFFDRVIILSGSKPLDIKEIYDIQKNRVILNDND, encoded by the coding sequence ATGAAAAATATTATAAAACTATTAAATAGCAACATAAACAAAATACTAAGTAATCACTCTAGATTTTTTGAGTATGATGCAATTGAAATTAGACTAAGAACAAACAGCCCAGTTTTTGTCAAAAGTATAAAAGGGGATTATTTTTTAGGACTAAACGATATATCAAGAAGGTACAATGATAATTACTATAAAATAAAGAAAAAAGATATTGCGGATACAATAGCAAGTCTAACCTTAAACTCGATTCATGCTTTTGAAAAAGAAATTCAAGGAGGATATATTACTATTGAAGGTGGACATAGAGTTGGACTTAGCGGTGATTGTATTTATGAAGGAGACAAATTTAAGGGATTTAAAAATATAACATCACTAAATATAAGAATAGCAAGGGAATTTGTTGGATGTACTAAAAGTTATTTTAAGTATTTTATAAGTCATAGCAACAAAATATACAACACATTAGTAATAGGCCCTCCGCTGTCAGGAAAAACAACCTTTATTCGTGATATTTCAGCTCATCTAAGTGATGGAGTTAAAACAAAAAATTTTGATGGTTGTGATGTCACTATTATTGACGAGAGGGGAGAAATATCTTCTGTATTTAATGGAGTTCCACAAATGTATGTAGGTAGAAGAACTGATGTTTTAGCTTATTGTATGAAAAAAGAAGGCTTTATAATGAGTATACGTGCACTTTCTCCAAGAGTAATAATATGTGATGAATTAGGATCAAAAGACGATTTTGAAGCAATTCAATATGCTTTAAAGAGTGGGGTAAACATAATTGCAACAGCTCATGGCTACAGTGTAGAAGATATCAAAAAAAATATTTATTTGAAAAATATTATTAATAATTGTTTCTTTGACAGGGTTATAATTTTAAGTGGTAGTAAACCATTAGATATAAAAGAAATTTATGATATTCAAAAGAACAGGGTGATTCTTAATGATAATGATTAA
- the spoIIIAC gene encoding stage III sporulation protein AC, which produces MDIDIIFKVGAIGLVVAVFNQILTRTGRDEQAMFVTLAGVVVVMALIIGMINDLFMEVKSVFNLY; this is translated from the coding sequence ATGGATATAGATATAATTTTTAAAGTTGGTGCTATTGGTTTAGTAGTTGCTGTTTTTAATCAAATTTTAACTAGAACAGGAAGGGACGAGCAGGCAATGTTTGTCACACTAGCAGGTGTCGTAGTTGTAATGGCTCTTATTATTGGAATGATAAATGATTTATTTATGGAGGTAAAATCAGTTTTTAACTTATATTGA
- a CDS encoding SpoIIIAC/SpoIIIAD family protein, whose product MLLTRIIFIAVITIILSIIISKFNTEFKVYISVVFGVLVIVLLFGELKVYISEFINIFNKYNIKIDNFSIILKIIGIAYLCDFISLLCKDLNYESIGKKVEMAGKIIILIYSIDIIKIFLDQILLLMNG is encoded by the coding sequence ATGTTGCTTACAAGAATCATATTTATTGCTGTTATAACAATTATTTTAAGCATCATTATCTCAAAATTTAATACGGAATTCAAAGTATATATTTCAGTAGTGTTTGGTGTACTCGTCATAGTTCTCTTATTTGGAGAGTTAAAAGTATATATTTCTGAATTTATTAATATATTTAACAAATATAATATAAAAATTGACAACTTCAGTATAATCCTAAAGATTATTGGTATAGCTTATCTGTGTGATTTTATATCATTATTATGTAAAGATTTAAATTACGAATCCATCGGCAAAAAAGTTGAAATGGCTGGTAAGATAATTATTTTAATATATTCTATAGATATAATTAAAATATTCCTAGATCAAATTTTGCTTCTAATGAACGGGTGA
- a CDS encoding stage III sporulation protein AE, whose translation MKKKIILMIIIVITLSTFNVYGVNKSLEEAADNIPTNNLEDFLNSNSSYFEDNNINVKSLIENAFKGKLDISLKDYLQYQIKNEQGFLKDIFKTCANVLIICMMLTIIKYFTDEIGNQSVSEIVVFFSVIVIFTIILKDVLSLKNMLNNDFARFKTITEDINAIFLAAMLTFGKLSILQFFQTYLNYIIGITTQFIYSFTDIITLIMISIILINNSSKLINAKLLYKFLKKGTLLILSGYIIIVVINFSVQGYILYKTDNIFISSIKALSPSSIPVVGNAVTSFFGVFLKSLLMIKDVLGIIVIIFIISAFGGSLIKMILVLIMYKSTAVIVEPFNDNISKLIYEMADIFFIYLICLITPIVITTVYYSVLLNFMNNIFG comes from the coding sequence ATGAAAAAAAAGATTATACTTATGATAATAATTGTAATAACACTTAGCACATTCAATGTTTATGGAGTAAATAAAAGTTTAGAAGAAGCGGCTGACAATATCCCTACAAATAATCTTGAGGATTTTTTGAATAGTAACAGTTCTTATTTTGAAGATAATAATATTAACGTTAAAAGCTTAATTGAAAATGCTTTTAAAGGAAAATTAGACATAAGTTTAAAAGATTACTTACAATATCAAATAAAGAATGAACAGGGATTTTTAAAAGATATTTTTAAAACATGTGCAAATGTACTGATTATATGTATGATGTTAACAATAATAAAATATTTTACAGATGAAATTGGAAATCAAAGTGTTTCTGAAATAGTTGTGTTTTTTTCAGTTATAGTAATATTTACAATAATACTTAAGGATGTATTATCGCTTAAAAATATGCTTAATAATGATTTTGCCAGATTTAAAACTATAACAGAGGATATTAATGCTATATTTTTAGCAGCGATGCTTACCTTCGGCAAGTTAAGTATATTGCAATTTTTTCAAACATATTTGAATTATATAATTGGTATAACAACTCAATTTATATATAGCTTTACAGATATTATAACGCTGATTATGATTTCAATTATTTTAATTAATAATTCAAGTAAATTAATTAATGCAAAGTTGCTTTACAAATTTTTAAAAAAGGGAACATTATTAATTTTGTCAGGTTATATTATTATTGTAGTCATAAATTTTTCTGTACAAGGATATATATTATATAAAACAGATAATATTTTTATAAGTTCTATAAAAGCTTTATCTCCTTCATCAATTCCTGTTGTTGGAAACGCAGTTACTAGTTTTTTTGGAGTTTTCCTTAAAAGTTTACTGATGATTAAGGATGTTTTAGGAATAATAGTCATTATATTTATTATTTCTGCTTTCGGAGGATCACTAATTAAAATGATATTAGTTTTAATTATGTATAAATCTACAGCAGTAATTGTTGAACCTTTTAATGATAATATATCCAAGCTCATTTATGAAATGGCTGATATATTTTTCATATATTTAATTTGCTTGATTACACCAATTGTAATAACAACTGTATACTACTCTGTTTTATTAAACTTTATGAATAATATTTTTGGATAG
- a CDS encoding SpoIIIAH-like family protein, with translation MIMKKETLVFLTSLAIIFIIGYVNMTMEPANTFDENEYAQIIDETISENNEEKSNAIIVEGETETDYEILGDITDITDIESITASTTPTEEASSNTLNISFNNFKLNKEKSNMEVIDHLEGNISNSLISDDTKQQFENLLLNKNNFIETEQDIELMLQSKGYNESVAIVDDNMVKVITNDTLEQADVTKILDIIVSETNYETEQIKIVKFDNIEL, from the coding sequence ATGATTATGAAAAAAGAAACATTAGTATTTTTAACATCTTTGGCTATAATATTTATTATAGGTTATGTAAATATGACAATGGAGCCAGCAAATACATTTGATGAAAATGAATATGCACAAATAATTGATGAAACAATTTCTGAGAATAATGAAGAAAAAAGTAATGCGATAATAGTAGAAGGTGAAACTGAAACAGATTATGAAATTCTAGGAGACATAACCGATATAACTGATATTGAAAGCATAACAGCATCAACAACACCAACTGAAGAAGCTAGCTCTAATACGTTGAATATAAGTTTTAATAATTTCAAGCTTAATAAAGAAAAAAGCAATATGGAAGTAATTGATCATTTAGAAGGAAATATAAGTAACAGCCTTATATCAGATGATACTAAACAGCAATTTGAAAATTTACTTTTAAATAAAAATAACTTCATTGAAACAGAACAAGATATTGAATTAATGCTTCAAAGCAAAGGCTACAACGAATCAGTTGCAATTGTTGACGATAATATGGTTAAAGTAATTACAAATGATACACTAGAGCAAGCTGATGTTACTAAAATTCTTGATATAATTGTATCTGAAACAAACTACGAAACTGAACAAATTAAAATTGTAAAATTTGATAATATTGAATTGTAA
- a CDS encoding Asp23/Gls24 family envelope stress response protein has product MENNETFEYGQVKISDDVVIIIAGIATSEVKGVSTTRTGVTEGITGLFSKNTYSKGIKVEINENTVVLDIFINVEYGNKINEVAKNVQMKVKQEIETMTDLTVASVNVHVLNIVQEKEKQKELPETEIITD; this is encoded by the coding sequence ATGGAAAACAATGAGACTTTTGAATACGGACAGGTAAAAATATCAGATGACGTTGTCATAATAATCGCTGGTATAGCAACAAGTGAAGTAAAAGGTGTCAGTACAACTCGTACAGGAGTTACAGAAGGAATTACTGGCCTTTTTTCCAAAAATACTTACTCTAAGGGTATAAAAGTAGAAATAAATGAAAATACTGTTGTTTTAGATATCTTCATCAACGTTGAATACGGAAATAAAATAAATGAGGTTGCTAAAAACGTACAAATGAAAGTTAAACAAGAAATAGAAACCATGACGGATTTAACTGTTGCTAGCGTAAATGTTCATGTGCTTAACATAGTACAAGAAAAGGAAAAACAAAAAGAATTACCTGAAACTGAGATAATAACAGATTAA
- the nusB gene encoding transcription antitermination factor NusB translates to MKRKETREEAVKIAYSMDINKNYDKMGINQYVQHFELTNIDIEYLEKTIGDMIDNLEKIDQYIEENSKDWKITRIAKVDLAVLRISLSEILYNKSIPESVSINEAVEISKKYSKDDSHKFINGLLGSIVRKV, encoded by the coding sequence ATGAAACGAAAAGAAACAAGAGAAGAAGCTGTCAAAATTGCTTACTCTATGGATATAAATAAAAACTATGACAAAATGGGTATAAATCAATATGTTCAACACTTTGAATTGACTAATATAGATATTGAATATCTTGAAAAAACTATTGGTGATATGATTGATAACTTAGAAAAAATTGACCAATACATTGAAGAAAATTCAAAAGATTGGAAAATAACTAGAATAGCAAAAGTTGATTTAGCTGTTCTCCGTATATCCCTTTCTGAAATTTTATATAATAAATCAATACCAGAAAGTGTATCGATAAATGAAGCTGTGGAAATAAGCAAAAAATATTCAAAAGACGATTCTCATAAATTTATAAATGGTTTATTAGGATCTATAGTGAGGAAAGTCTAG
- a CDS encoding Kae1-like domain-containing protein, translating into MSDYIMGIDTSAYTTSIALIDSIKGTIETDMRKILSVSPGQRGLRQQDAVFQHLKNFQELIQKTQHNLQNVKTIAVSSKPRNVEGSYMPVFTVGQNYGKVIAKTLNCNYIEYSHQENHIGASVINHYKNIKNNTLAIHISGGTTEFLSIEKIFKGYSTKIIGGSKDITFGQLIDRIGTYLKFPFPCGKYMENYMKENVDIEKIKLPSISGNTFINLSGMENYYKNLYNLNKYNKETIISSLFEYIATCIIYIIKKIELNYNFDTIIITGGVASNDIIRNTIMKELNRKFGIILPTKIYSSDNAVGIAYLPIIDRWYNETKTN; encoded by the coding sequence ATGTCAGACTATATAATGGGCATTGATACAAGTGCATACACTACATCAATAGCTTTAATAGATTCCATAAAAGGTACAATAGAAACAGATATGAGAAAAATCTTGTCTGTTTCCCCAGGACAAAGGGGATTAAGGCAACAAGATGCAGTTTTTCAGCATCTAAAAAACTTTCAAGAACTCATTCAGAAAACACAACATAACCTTCAAAATGTAAAAACTATCGCAGTAAGCTCAAAACCTAGAAATGTTGAAGGTTCATATATGCCGGTTTTTACTGTTGGACAAAACTATGGAAAAGTAATTGCCAAAACTTTAAACTGTAATTATATTGAATACTCACATCAAGAAAATCATATTGGCGCTTCAGTAATTAATCATTACAAAAATATAAAAAATAATACTCTAGCAATACATATATCAGGAGGAACAACTGAATTTTTATCTATAGAAAAAATATTTAAAGGTTATTCAACTAAAATAATAGGTGGAAGTAAAGATATAACATTTGGCCAATTAATAGACAGAATAGGAACTTATCTAAAATTTCCATTTCCATGTGGCAAATATATGGAAAACTATATGAAAGAAAATGTTGATATAGAAAAAATCAAACTACCTTCCATTAGCGGAAATACCTTTATTAATTTATCTGGAATGGAAAACTATTATAAAAATTTATATAATTTAAATAAATACAATAAAGAAACTATAATTTCATCTTTATTTGAATATATAGCTACATGTATAATTTACATAATAAAAAAAATTGAACTCAATTATAATTTCGATACAATCATAATAACTGGTGGAGTTGCATCTAATGATATTATCAGAAATACTATTATGAAAGAATTAAATCGAAAATTTGGTATTATACTTCCAACAAAGATTTATTCTTCAGATAACGCAGTTGGAATTGCTTATTTACCAATTATAGACAGGTGGTATAATGAAACTAAAACCAATTAA